A genomic window from Parasteatoda tepidariorum isolate YZ-2023 chromosome 10, CAS_Ptep_4.0, whole genome shotgun sequence includes:
- the LOC107436131 gene encoding urease accessory protein UreG produces MNSSKKDENSGGNCVFLEVKTTKDSSSHGHTHEHGHTHEHMTTPGAYSSRDLPLSRKDFDKRSFTVGIGGPVGSGKTALVLALCKYLREKHNLCIVTNDIFTREDWEFLVKNKALPEDRIKAVETGGCPHAAIREDYSLNLEVVKDLTRAYKPELVFLESGGDNLAANFSRDLADYIIYVIDVAGGDKIPRKGGPGITESDLLVINKTDLAEAVGASLDVMLRDAGIMRQNGPTLLTEAKHMKGVADVASHILSAYFAAKPVQ; encoded by the exons ATGAATTCGTCAAAGAAAGATGAAAACTCTGGGGGAAATTGCGTTTTTCTTGAAG tgaagaCTACGAAGGATAGTTCGTCCCATGGGCATACTCATGAGCACGGACATACTCACGAACACATGACAACTCCTGGTGCATATTCTTCACGTGATCTGCCTTTATCAAGAAAGGACTTCGACAAA AGATCATTCACAGTCGGCATTGGAGGTCCTGTTGGCTCAGGCAAAACAGCTTTAGTGTTAGCCTTATGTAAATACTTGAGAGAAAAACACAATCTATGCATTGtaacaaatgatatttttacaag ggAAGATTGggaatttttagttaaaaataaagctttaccAGAGGACCGAATAAAAGCGGTAGAAACGGGTGGTTGTCCTCATGCAGCTATTCGTGAG gaTTATTCCTTAAATTTGGAAGTTGTAAAAGATTTAACAAGAGCATATAAACCAGAGTTAGTATTCTTAGAGTCAGGAGGTGACAACCTGGCGGCAAATTTCAGCAGAGATTTGGctgattatattatttatgtcaTCGATGTAGCAg GTGGCGATAAAATTCCTCGTAAAGGTGGACCTGGCATTACAGAGAGTGATCTACTTGTGATCAATAAAACTGATTTGGCAGAAGCAGTTGGAGCAAGCCTTGat GTGATGCTGAGAGATGCTGGTATTATGCGTCAAAATGGACCAACACTTTTGACTGAAGCAAAACACATGAAAGGCGTTGCAGATGTCGCTTCTCATATACTAAGCGCGTATTTTGCGGCAAAGCCAGTCCAATAA